From the genome of Triticum aestivum cultivar Chinese Spring chromosome 3B, IWGSC CS RefSeq v2.1, whole genome shotgun sequence, one region includes:
- the LOC123072358 gene encoding probable anion transporter 7 codes for MARMKIPKRYVIVLLTFICTNVCYVERVGFSIAYTVAADAINVNQANKGLILSMFYYGYVLSQIPGGWAAQRLGGRRVLLLSFLLWSLICGLIPLDPNRAVILVLSRLFVGVAQGFIFPAIHTVLAQWVPPQERSRSVSLTTSGMYLGAACGMLFFPSLVKHMGPQSVCLVEAVLGVAWSVIWLKFSSEPPRTDLPKVAMPKVASREKIKAQSVGVVAPRTVKIPWRRIIFSLPVWAIVVNNFTFHYALYVIMNWLPTYFELALKLSLQDMGSSKMLPYFNMFIFSNIGGVVADHLITKRILSVTKTRKLLNTIGFVVSALALMALPSFGTPSGTVICSSVSLGFLALGRAGFAVNHMDVAPKFAGIVMGVSNTAGTLAGIVGVGLTGNILEAAKASNMDLTNSETWKTVFFVPAYLCIFSSVIFLVFSTGEKIFE; via the coding sequence ATGGCGAGAATGAAGATCCCAAAGCGTTATGTCATAGTATTGCTGACATTCATCTGCACAAATGTTTGTTACGTTGAGCGTGTGGGTTTCTCAATTGCGTACACCGTAGCAGCTGATGCAATCAACGTGAATCAAGCAAACAAGGGCCTGATACTCTCCATGTTCTATTATGGTTATGTTTTGTCACAAATTCCTGGTGGATGGGCAGCTCAGAGATTGGGAGGGAGACGTGTTCTGCTGCTGTCATTCCTGTTGTGGTCCTTGATATGCGGTCTAATTCCACTGGACCCCAACAGAGCAGTCATTCTGGTCCTTTCTCGCCTTTTTGTTGGTGTAGCACAAGGTTTCATATTTCCTGCCATTCACACAGTCCTCGCACAATGGGTGCCACCGCAGGAGCGCTCTCGCTCAGTGTCGTTAACAACCTCAGGGATGTACCTCGGGGCAGCTTGTGGCATGTTGTTTTTTCCAAGTCTGGTGAAGCACATGGGACCCCAATCTGTATGTTTAGTCGAAGCAGTACTTGGAGTAGCATGGTCTGTAATATGGTTGAAGTTCTCCAGTGAGCCACCTCGCACCGACCTTCCAAAAGTGGCAATGCCAAAAGTAGCATCTCGGGAGAAGATCAAGGCGCAGTCAGTAGGAGTTGTTGCACCTCGTACTGTAAAGATACCATGGCGAAGGATTATCTTCAGTCTACCTGTTTGGGCAATTGTCGTGAACAACTTCACCTTCCACTATGCCTTGTATGTTATCATGAACTGGCTGCCTACCTATTTCGAACTAGCCCTTAAGCTTAGCCTCCAGGACATGGGATCGTCAAAGATGCTTCCCTATTTCAACATGTTTATATTCTCCAACATTGGTGGAGTGGTTGCTGATCACTTGATTACAAAAAGGATCTTATCAGTTACCAAGACAAGGAAGCTCCTTAACACCATCGGGTTTGTTGTCTCGGCACTTGCACTCATGGCCCTCCCTTCATTCGGGACGCCCTCAGGGACTGTGATCTGCTCATCGGTGTCCCTTGGCTTTCTGGCTCTAGGAAGAGCAGGGTTCGCCGTGAACCAcatggatgttgctccaaagttcgCCGGCATAGTGATGGGGGTTTCCAATACAGCTGGGACATTGGCTGGGATAGTTGGCGTCGGCCTCACGGGAAACATTCTGGAGGCTGCAAAGGCTTCTAACATGGATCTAACGAACTCGGAAACCTGGAAAACAGTCTTCTTTGTTCCGGCATACCTCTGTATTTTTAGTTCAGTCATTTTCTTGGTCTTCTCAACTGGTGAGAAGattttcgaatag